One Serinicoccus chungangensis genomic window carries:
- a CDS encoding MFS transporter, producing MSTLSATAPTVTERPHAGGRRHALAFAALILGGVGIGVAEFVTMGVLPQIATGLDVSIPTAGYAISAYALGVVVGAPVAAVGAARLPRRAVLVGFMLLFALANAAAALAPTLGTLVAARFVAGLPHAGFFGLASLVAISLAPPGRGGRAVGTVMLGIPIALLVGVPLGTWAGQVFGWRVSYWAVAVIGLVAAVLVRLWVPRTPRDQHRSRRAELRAFTSTQFWLTLAIGAIGFGGMFATYSYIAPTLTDVTGLAESWVPVFLLVYGVVSVVGTWLGGRLGDWSVLRTLVLTGAGSAAALLVFFWSSGALVPAMVTVAAIGLFSSAWVIGLQLRLMQVAGPAKTLGAAMNHASLNVANALGAWVGGLVIAAGYGYRAPALVGAALSVAGLVVLGVSLLVHRHHVGPRADRGRREADLTR from the coding sequence TTGTCGACCCTGTCCGCCACCGCTCCCACCGTCACCGAGCGCCCGCACGCGGGCGGGCGGCGGCATGCCCTCGCCTTCGCAGCCCTCATCCTCGGCGGCGTCGGCATCGGGGTCGCCGAGTTCGTCACCATGGGGGTGCTGCCGCAGATCGCGACCGGTCTCGACGTGTCCATCCCGACCGCCGGGTATGCCATCTCCGCCTACGCGCTCGGCGTGGTCGTCGGTGCCCCGGTCGCCGCCGTGGGCGCGGCCCGGCTGCCCCGCCGCGCCGTCCTCGTCGGCTTCATGCTGCTCTTCGCGCTGGCCAACGCTGCCGCGGCCCTCGCCCCCACGCTCGGCACGCTCGTGGCCGCCCGCTTCGTCGCCGGGCTGCCGCACGCCGGCTTCTTCGGTCTGGCCTCGCTGGTCGCGATCTCGCTGGCCCCTCCCGGCCGGGGCGGCCGCGCGGTCGGCACGGTCATGCTGGGCATCCCGATCGCCCTGCTCGTCGGGGTGCCGCTCGGCACCTGGGCCGGTCAGGTCTTCGGCTGGCGGGTGAGCTACTGGGCGGTCGCGGTCATCGGCCTCGTCGCCGCGGTGCTGGTGCGTCTGTGGGTGCCGCGCACGCCCCGCGACCAGCACCGCTCGCGCCGCGCCGAGCTGCGCGCCTTCACGAGCACGCAGTTCTGGCTCACCCTCGCGATCGGGGCCATCGGCTTCGGCGGCATGTTCGCCACCTACTCCTACATCGCACCGACGCTCACCGACGTCACCGGTCTCGCCGAGAGCTGGGTGCCCGTCTTCCTGCTCGTGTACGGCGTCGTGTCGGTCGTGGGGACGTGGCTCGGCGGTCGGCTGGGGGACTGGTCGGTGCTGCGCACCCTGGTCCTCACCGGCGCCGGTTCGGCGGCCGCGCTGCTCGTCTTCTTCTGGAGCTCCGGGGCGCTCGTGCCGGCGATGGTCACCGTCGCCGCGATCGGCCTCTTCAGCTCGGCCTGGGTGATCGGGCTGCAGCTGCGCCTCATGCAGGTCGCCGGTCCGGCCAAGACGCTGGGCGCGGCCATGAACCACGCCTCCCTCAACGTCGCCAACGCGCTCGGCGCCTGGGTCGGCGGGCTGGTCATCGCCGCGGGCTACGGCTACCGCGCGCCCGCCCTCGTCGGCGCCGCGCTGTCGGTGGCCGGCCTGGTCGTGCTCGGCGTCTCGCTGCTCGTGCACCGGCACCACGTGGGGCCGCGGGCCGACCGCGGCCGGCGCGAGGCCGACCTCACCCGCTGA
- a CDS encoding VIT1/CCC1 transporter family protein, whose protein sequence is MVGTPLQHAEPRTTASTLNWLRAGVLGANDGIISTAGLVIGVAAATSDRTAILTAGLAGLAAGAMSMAVGEYVSVSTQRDSERSLLELERRELQEMPEEELVELTEIYRAKGLSPELAQQVAVELTERDALAAHAEAELHIDPDELTNPWHAAWASLVAFTLGALLPLLAIISPPLAWRVPVTVCSVLLALVLTGWVSATLGRSPRPRAVARNVLGGFTAMAVTYAIGALVGTQL, encoded by the coding sequence ATGGTCGGGACACCCCTGCAGCACGCCGAGCCGCGCACCACCGCGAGCACGCTCAACTGGTTGCGCGCCGGGGTCCTGGGCGCCAACGACGGGATCATCTCGACCGCCGGACTGGTCATCGGTGTCGCTGCGGCGACCTCCGACCGCACGGCGATCCTCACCGCCGGGCTGGCCGGTCTCGCGGCGGGGGCCATGTCGATGGCCGTGGGGGAGTACGTCTCGGTGAGCACCCAGCGCGACAGCGAGCGCTCCCTGCTCGAGCTGGAGCGTCGCGAGCTGCAGGAGATGCCCGAGGAGGAGCTGGTCGAGCTCACGGAGATCTACCGCGCCAAGGGGCTCTCGCCCGAGCTCGCGCAGCAGGTGGCCGTCGAGCTGACCGAGCGGGACGCGCTCGCGGCGCACGCGGAGGCCGAGCTGCACATCGACCCCGACGAGCTCACCAACCCCTGGCACGCGGCCTGGGCCTCGCTCGTCGCCTTCACCCTGGGTGCCCTGCTGCCCCTGCTCGCCATCATCTCCCCGCCCCTGGCCTGGCGGGTGCCGGTCACGGTGTGCTCCGTGCTGCTCGCCCTGGTGCTCACCGGCTGGGTGAGCGCCACCCTGGGCCGCTCGCCGCGGCCGCGGGCCGTCGCCCGCAACGTGCTGGGCGGCTTCACCGCCATGGCCGTGACCTACGCCATCGGTGCCCTGGTCGGCACGCAGCTCTGA
- a CDS encoding class F sortase codes for MNARLLLPTGLLVGTLGVSAIAVQAVGAIQGTDGRPVHAEGEAAPAWVTVPAAGLTEEPVAPEGLTPQGTINPDQGEAIWYAGSGRVVPGQVGTAVIAAHVTYYDEPDVFYDLAEVSDGDVITVGYGHGGTRDFVVTATQQISKEGLQRSDAVWGDQDDVARIALITCDPSLGARSDGGQKANFVAIAEAVGG; via the coding sequence GTGAACGCCCGCCTGCTGCTGCCCACCGGGCTGCTCGTGGGCACGCTCGGGGTCAGCGCGATCGCCGTGCAGGCGGTCGGGGCGATCCAGGGCACCGACGGGCGACCCGTCCACGCCGAGGGCGAGGCGGCTCCGGCGTGGGTCACGGTGCCGGCGGCGGGGCTGACGGAGGAGCCGGTCGCGCCGGAGGGCCTCACGCCGCAGGGGACCATCAACCCCGACCAGGGCGAGGCGATCTGGTACGCCGGGTCCGGGCGCGTCGTCCCCGGTCAGGTGGGGACGGCGGTCATCGCCGCGCACGTCACCTACTACGACGAGCCGGACGTGTTCTACGACCTGGCCGAGGTGAGCGACGGCGACGTCATCACCGTCGGCTACGGGCACGGCGGGACCCGCGACTTCGTGGTCACCGCGACCCAGCAGATCTCCAAGGAGGGCCTGCAGCGCAGCGACGCGGTCTGGGGCGACCAGGACGACGTCGCGCGGATCGCGCTCATCACCTGCGACCCCTCCCTCGGTGCCCGCAGCGACGGCGGGCAGAAGGCCAACTTCGTCGCGATCGCCGAGGCCGTCGGCGGCTGA